DNA from Limnohabitans sp.:
TGCTAGAAACATTGCCACACGCAAAGCGTGCCAGGCATCGGTGCCCATGCGCATCAACTCGCGCAGATCGCGGCTAGCGGCTTGTGCAGCGGGCTTTGCCAGGGCCGTGTTGACTCCGGGCGCACCCAGCCATGATGTTTGTGTGGCCAAGTGTGCAAGGTCCAGCACTTGGTCACCGATGGCCACGCCGCACCGCCATGCCTCTTGGCTGTTCGTGCGTCTAAAGCGGCCATATGGCAAGTTCTGAATTGGAAAGTCACTGCCATTGGCGCTGGCCAACCAGCTGCGGGCTTGCGCGTCGTGGGTCAGGTTCAAGCTGAGCGTGGCCATGGTTGTCAGCCTTTCAGGACGAAGCCATCAAAGCATCGTCAAAAATGGCCACAGCGCGTGTCCAGCCGGCCGATGCGCCACGGATCTTGTGCGGAAAGCAGCTGATGTAAAAACCGGTGGGCGGCAACACTTCGAGGTTGTGCAGTTTTTCAATGTGGCAATAACCAATGTCGCGCCCGGCCTTGTGGCCTTCCCAAATCAATGAAGCGTCTTGGGTTTCGCCGTATTTTTGTGCGGTGTGCACAAAGGGAGCGTCCCAGCTCCAGGCGTCGGTGCCGGTCAGCCGCACGCCGCGTTCGAGCAAATACATGGTGGCTTCATAGCCCATGCCGCAGCCACTGGCCACGTAGTTGGGTTGACCGTAACGCTTGCCGGCGGCCGTGTTGACGATCACGATTTCCAGCGGCTTGAGCGTATGTCCTATGCGTTGGAGTTCGGCTTCGACATCGGCCGCGGTCACCACGTAGCCATCGGGAAAATGTCGAAAGTCGAGTTTCACACCCGGCTGAAAACACCACTCGAGCGGTACATCGTGGATGGCGATGGCGGGCTTTTTCTCGCCCAGGGCCTTGTCCATGGTCGAGTGGAAGTGGTAGGGCGCATCCAGGTGCGTGCCATTGTGGGTAGACAGGTGCACCATTTCCACCGCCCAACCTTCACCATCGGGCAGGTCTTCTTTTTTGAGGCCCGGGAAAAAGGGCTCGATCTGCTCATAGGTATTTTCGTGCGTGAAGTATTCGATCTTGGGCGCGAATGCGGGGGGATCGCTCAGCACATCGTTTTCGAGAAAAATCGACAGGTCCACGAATTTCCGGGTCATAAAGATCTCCTGGTTTGAGGTTGAAATCAAGGCCGCTGCCAACGCAGCAATCGGTGCTCAAGGCCTGCCAGCAAGGCGTTGCTGACAAAGCCCAGGGCACCTAACAGCACGATGCCTGCGAACAGTTCACTGGCACGGAATGAACGGGCGGCCAGCAAGATGGCTTGTCCCAGGCCGGCTTGTGAGGCGATCATTTCGCCGACCACGGCCACGATGAGGGAGACCGTCATGGACAAGCGCATGCCCGCCAGAATGTCGGGCAATGTGGCAGGCAGTCCGATCTTCCAGGCGAAGGCTGTGCGCGACATTTGCAAACCGGCGGCCACTTCGCGCAATCGGGGTTCTACATTGGCCAAGCCTTGCACGGTGGCCAGCAGCACCGGCCACATCGCACCAAAAGACACCACAAAGAGCACCATGCCCGGGCTCAGTCCAAAGATCGAAATGGCCAGGGGAAGAACGGCCGATGCGGGCAGAGGGCGCAAAAATTCCAGCGTCGGGGCGATCCATTGGCGTGCGATCACGGACATGCCAATCAAAGTGCCCAAAGCCACCCCGATGAGTGAGGCCAGACCCCAGCCCAGCAACATGCGCATGAAGGTCTGCCAGCTGGCCACGCGCAAGTCTGACGCGTCCGCGCCCGCTTCGTTGGAAAAACCTTTGCGCAGGCTTTCCCACGTGGCTTCAGGCGTGGGCATGAAAACGCGGCTGACCCATTCGCCATGGCTGGCAATCCACCACAATGCAAGCAGTGCCATCAGCACCACCATTGGCTCGAGCCATTTGATCCAGGCGGCGTGAGCTGTGGATTTCATGTGCTGGCCTGCGAGGTTTGAAGCACGGTGCCGCCCATGCGAACATGCACCCAATGCTGGGCGCGCAAGGTCAGCACATTGATGAGCATGCCCACCACGCCGATCCAGAAAAGCCAGGCCAGCATGCGGTCAGGTTCCATGCTTTGTTGCGCGATCATCATGGCGTAACCCATGCCATGCGGGTTGGCCGCGATCTCGACGGTGACCGCCACCACCAGTGCCACGGCCACGCCCAGTCTCAAGGCCACAAACAGGCGCGGGATCATGGCGGGGAAAACAATCCATTTGGTGCGTTGCCAGGCGCTCAGGCCCAGTGCTGCTGAGACCTCCAGCAGCCGCGGTTCAACTTGCCGCGCTGCGGCTTGGGTCAAGATGAGCATGGGCCAAAAGGTGGCAAAAGCCACGACGCTCAGTTCCATGCGAATGCCAAAGCCAAACACCAGCATGGCCAGTGGAATCAAGGCCACAGAGGGAATGGGTCGCAGCACTTCGACCGTCAAGAAGCTCATGTGGCCAGCGCGCCGAGACAGTCCCAAAATCAGGCCCAGCAGCAAACCGAGGAACGCACCCAGCAATAGGCCCAATGCGGCGGTGCCCAAAGTGAAGCCGGTGACCCGCCACAGCCCTTCATCGCTCGTGAGCCACAGCAGCTGCCACCAAGCCTTGAGGGCTTGGGTGGGTGTGGCCAGGGCGTCGCTGCTGCCTGCCACGCTGCGCACATACAGCTCCAGCGCGGCCAGCAAGAGCAGAGGAAACACCCAGGGACGCAAGCGTGTCCACATCTCAGGTGTGTCCCAGGTAGTGGTAAAGCTCGCGACGCAGGCGCAGGAACTCTGGATGCTCTTTGACGCTCAGTTGATCGCGCGGATGCGCGATCGGCACATCGATCATGGCCGCCAGGCTGGGTTGCTCGGGTGTGGGGTTGGTGCGCAAGGCCACCACCCGATCGCCCAAGTAGATGGCCTCTTCCAGGTCATGTGTCACAAACAGCACGGTCAGGCCTTGTTCGCGCACCAGGCGTGACAGTTCGTCTTGCAACGCTTCGCGGGTCATGGCGTCCAGTGCACCAAAGGGCTCGTCCATCATCAGCACATCGGGCGACTGTGCCAAGCATCGGGCAATTTGCAAGCGTTGTTGCATGCCGCCCGATAACTGCGCTGGAAACTTGTGGATGTGCGTTTGCAGGTTAACTGTCTCCAGCACCCGCTGGACACGTTCCGCCCTTTCGGCCATGGGCACATTGGCCGCTTCGAGCGCCAGCATGACGTTGCCTTCCACCGTGCGCCAGGGCAACAAGGCGCGGGTGTAGTCCTGAAAGACGAACGCCACCTCGCGCGAGGGCCGCTGGACAAGCTGCCCGCTTCTGCGAATTTGCCCCACGCTGGGCTGCACAAAGCCGGCGGCCGCGCGCAGCAAAGTGGTTTTACCGCACCCCGACGGGCCAATGATGCAAACAAATTCGCCCCGCGCCACTTCGAAAGAAGTGGGCGAGAGGATTTCCCGGCCGCCCAGGTGAATCCCCAGGCCTTCAAAGGACAACAAGGTCATCGTTATTTATTTGACGATGAGGGATGGCACTTTGGGGGATGCCTTGAGCATCTTTTGGTCGTTCATCATGTCCACCCAGTAATGGAGCTGCTTTTCGCTGATCACCGGGGTGGGCGGGTTCAATTGCATGCTGGCCAGCACCTCAGGGGGCAGCTTGATGTACTTGCCAATGTGCCCGCGCACGGCGGCATCGTTGGCGGGTTTTCGAATGAAGTTGGCCGCCTCGATGATGGCTTCCTGGAATGCTTTGACAGCGCCCGCGTTTTTGGCCACCCAGTCGCGCCGTGCGGTGTAAACGATGCTGGGCATGCCATCGGGTTGGAAGGTGGTGTAGTAAGACGCCACATAGCCCGTACCGCTGGCCAGAATGCGCGCCATGAACGGGTCGCCGGTCACCACGCCATCGAGGGAGCCCGAACGCAGTAAGTCGCTGTGCTGCGGGAAGGATGCTTCAATGAAATTGACCTTGGTGGGGTCCACACCGTTGAGTTTGAGCCAAGCGCGAAACGTGACATGCAAGTAGGCGCCAAGGCCCGGTACGCCGATCTTTTTGCCCACGCAGTCTTGGGCTGTTCGAATGCCACTGCCTGCCCGTGCCACAAAGCCAACGCCGGTGACACTTTTGCTGGTCATGCCGCCACCACCGACCACCACGTGGTCAAGTCCACCATCGACCGCTTGCAGGTAGACCGAAGGTGTGGGGCCGCCCATTTGCAGGGAGTCAGATTGGATGGCCGCGGGAATGGACGGGTTCAAAGGAATGAATTTGGGCTCGACGTCAAGGTTTCTTTTCGTGAAATAGCCTTCTTCTTTGGCGACAAAAACCGACGCGAAATCATTGACCGCCGTGAATCCAAAAACGATTTTGGTGTTGGACTGTGCATGCGATGGCCAGGCCGAAGCGCTGACGGCCGCTGCTGCTGCGCTGAGAATTTGGCGTCGAGAAAAACCTTGATCTTGGGTCATGAAAGTCTCCTTTTGGTGATGCGGGGATGAAACGATTGCACGGCCCCCCGAATGCCATGCACGATGAACTGGACCAAATGCACTTGGGCATTGGGGTCGAAGGGTATGCATTCACCATAAGACAGTCGGGCCACGCGCGCATCACTCAGGTGATGGAGCAACACGCCCAAGCTGAACTGGTAGCACCAAGCGGCTGTACCGCGTGTCATTTGTCGATCAGGGTTTTCAGCCGCCAATGTGTCGTGCAAGGCGGTGATGAATGCTTCTGCCATGGGATCAAAAAAATCGCGCAGCACCGCATCAGCCTCATCACTTTGTGGACTCAGGCCTTTGGTGATCAGCATGGCGTAAGACTCGCCTTCGGGGCTCGAGCGCAGGCGAATCACTGGGGAAATGAAGGCCTCCACAATGCGCTGCAACTTGTGGCGAGTGTGGGCTTGTTCCTGCAGAACTTGCAAACCAGCCAATCGCTCATCAATCGTGCCGGACCAATGCTCAAAGATCGCATGAAAAAGCGCTTGCTTCTGCCCGAAGTGGTAACCGACCAAAGCCAGTGGTACTTGCGCTTCTTGTGCGATTTGACGGATCGACACAGCATGGAATCCGTATTTTGCGAACAACCGTTCTGCTGCCAACAAAATTTGCCCCTTGCGATCGGTGCGCATGGCTGCAGAATTTTTGCGCAGACCGGATTTGGCAGAAGTTTGTATGCCCGTGTTCATCGGATTTATTTAACGCTCGTTCAATTTAGTTGAACATTCGTACAAACCCTGCTGCTGTGTGCTCTTTGCCCGCTGGGCAAGCGGCTGTCATCTCAAGTCAGTGCGTCAAGCAGAAAGGTTTTCGTCTGCCCACCGCATCAAATTTTGTGTCAAGTGGGGCTGCTCATTTTGGCGTTGGCGAGCCTTGTTGGCGCATTCTGCCCATGATGTTGATATCGCTTGATCCAGCGCTGGCCATTGGGCGATCTCCAAGCCGTTCCATACCCGGTGCGCTTGACGTAAGCTCTGTGGTGCTTGGAGCCAATCCAAAAAGGCTTCCAGTTTGGCGTGGTGGGCATGGTCGTCTTGGGGGTAGATTTGCCAAATGAAAGCTTGGCCCGCCCACAAGGCACGCACCAGAGAATCCTCTCCGCGCACGAAGTTGAGATCGCATGACCACAGCATCTCGTCAAAGCCTTGTTGGTCTGTGTAAGGCAAGGCGCTCCAGCTGGGTAGAGCGGACGTGTCGGTGAATGTGGCGAGCGCTTGTTGCACAGCCGCCATTGGCCGCCCCGGAGTGACCAACAGGTGGTGGGGCGTTCCAGCCAGCTGCATGAGCAAGGCATGGAGTGCTGCGGGTTCATAGCAAAACAAGCTGATCAAAAGGCCATCTGGTGCCAATTTCGGTGCGTGTCGTTGCCGCCATCCAGCGCGTTGTCCAGTCCTTTGAAAAGCTTGCTGACGGGTCTGGAGATCGTGTTCACGCAGCAATCCACCTGTGTCATGGGTGAACCCCGGGTAAAAAAAGTGTTTGGTCCAGCCTTTGGCAGGTCCGTTCATCACAGGCGAGGGCAAGCCGTGCATCCTAGGCACCCAGTCCTCCGCGCTCAGGTATTCGAGGTTGATCCATGACGGTTGCCGTGATCGTGTGTTCACACCGTGTGCTACAAAAATCTCGGGCAATTTGCAGCCAAAGGCTTCAATCCAGACATCGGCTTGTGGCAGAGCCTGCAGCCGTGTGGTGTCGTTGGCCTGTTCCCAGGGGATCACCTGAATGTTCGGCCACTGGGTACGCCAATTGTCCGGGGCCATCCAGCTCAGCGCCGCGGTCTCGTCCACCCAGAGCCGAACCGATTGCCCCGCCTCGGCCAGTTGTCTCGCCAGCCGCCAACACACGCCCAAGTCGCCGTGGTTGTCGATGACGGTGCAAAAAATGTCCCAGAGGCGGTTTGAGTTCATGGAAGGCGATTGTCGCTTGGCTTTTTGCCTTCGTCGGACTGGATACCCGCGTTCGCGGGCATGACAAGTTGGCTTTGTCACCCCCGACTTGACCGGGGGTCCATGGCTTCGGTTGCGGTGGATACCCGATCAAGTCGGGTATGACACTGTCCAAATTGGGTATGACCGTGTCAAGACAGCAGGGTGGGTTCATTCCCCGTCACAATACGCGCCATGACAGCGGCTCACGACGAATCCTTGCTGGCCCAAGTGGCCGCGCTCCCGGCTTTGCCGGGGGTGTATCGCTATTTCGATGCGCAGGGCAATGTGCTGTATGTGGGCAAGGCCAAGCAGCTCAAAAAGCGGGTGTCGAGCTATTTCCAGAAGGACCACGGCGGCACGCGGATTGGCCACATGGTCAGCAAGATCGCCCGCCTAGAGACCACGGTGGTGCGCTCCGAGGCCGAGGCGCTGCTGCTCGAAAACAACCTCATCAAGTCACTCAGCCCGCGTTTCAACATTCTGTTTCGGGACGACAAGAGCTACCCTTACCTTAAGCTCACGGGCAACGGTCGGGTGGCGCTGCCCGCAGTGGTCGCCACGCCCGAGGCGCAACATTACCCGCGAGTGGCGTATTACCGTGGTGGCGTGGAAAAGAAGCACCGTTACTTTGGCCCCTTCCCCAGCGCTTGGGCGGTCAAGGAGTCGATTCAGCTTATTCAGAAGGTGTTCAAGCTGCGTACCTGCGAGGACACCGTGTTTGCCAACCGAACGCGGCCTTGTCTTCTTTTTCAGATCAAACGCTGCTCGGGACCTTGCGTGAACCTGATAAGCCCCGAGGCTTACCAGGCCGATGTGCAGCATGCCGTGCAGTTTTTGAGTGGTGAGACCCAGGCCTTGATGCGCGAGATGGAGCTGCGGATGATGGCGCACGCCGATCTCATGGAGTTTGAGCGGGCGGCCGAGGTGCGTAACCAGATGACTGCGCTGTCACGAGTCTTGCACCAACAGTCGGTCGACACGGCGGTGGACACCGATGCCGACATCCTGGTGGTGCGGGTGCAGGGTGGGCGCGCTTGTGTCAACTTGGCCATGGTGCGGGGTGGGCGGCATTTGGGCGACCGTCCTTATTTTCCGGTGCATGTCCAGGATGCCCAGGATTTGATGGGTCTGGAGCCGGGGGAAGATGAGGGTGATGTGCAGCGCCCGGTCGAGGTGCAGGTTCTGGATGCGTTTTTGGCCCAGCATTACATCGGCGTGCCTGTGCCGCCACTGCTGATTTTGAGTGCTCCTGTGACCAAGACCTTGATCGCGGCCTTGTCGGCGCAGTCGGGTGTGAAGATCAACACTGTGACGCAGCCGCGCGAGCATCGCCGCGTGTGGCTGGAGATGGCCGAAAAAAATGCCGAACTGCAACTGGCGCGACTGTTGGCCGAAGAGGGTTCGCAGCAGGCCCGCACCCGTGCATTGGCAGATGCGCTCGATTTGGCCCCGGACGATTTGGACACAGTTCACATCGAGTGTTTTGACATCTCGCACACGGCGGGTGAAAACACCCAAGCTTCTTGCGTGGTGTTTCGTCAGCACAAGATGCAAAGCAGCGAATACCGCCGCTACAACATCGAGGGCATCACGCCGGGCGACGATTACGCCGCCACGCGCCAGGTGCTGATGCGCCGCTATGGCAAATTGGCCGAGGCCTTGCGCTCTGGCGAGGGCACAGCCCGGCTGCCCGACCTGGTGCTGATCGATGGCGGCAAGGGTCAGGTCAGCATGGCCCGGAATGTGTTCTCCGACCTGGGGCTGGACCTGTCACGCATTGTGGGTGTGGAAAAAGGCGAGGGCCGCAAAGTGGGCCTGGAAGAGCTGGTGTTTGCCGATGGCCGCGAGAAGGTGTATCTGGGCAAGGACTCGGCCGCGCTCATGCTGGTCGCTCAAATCCGAGACGAGGCCCACCGCTTTGCCATCACCGGTATGCGGGCGCAGCGTGCCAAAGTGCGCATGGGCGGCAGCAAAATCGAAGAAATCCCGGGCATTGGGCCGCGCAAGCGGGCCAAATTGCTGCAGCGCTTTGGCGGTGTGCGCGGGGTCGAGGCGGCCAGTGTAGAGGATTTGTTGGGGGTGGAGGGCGTCTCTCGCGAGTTGGCCGAGACCATTTACAACGCCTTGCGCTGAGTCTGGAGTTTTTGTTATCGGGTGTTTGTCCGAGCGTGCCACAATCACGGCCATGTTTTTCACAATCCCCACCATCATGACCTGGACGCGCATTGTCGCGATTCCATTGATCGTTGGCGTGTATTACTTGGACGGCCTGAAGGTCGAGACGCAAAACCTGATCGCCACGGTCATGTTTGTCTTGTTTGCTTGGACCGATTGGCTGGATGGTTTTTTGGCCCGCAAACTCAACCAGACTTCAGCCTTCGGGGCTTTTTTGGACCCGGTGGCAGACAAGATTCTGGTCTGTGCGGCTTTGCTGATTTTGGTGCACATGAACCGGGTGCATGTGTTGATTGCCCTGGTCATCATTGGTCGCGAGATCGCCATTTCTTCCCTGCGCGAGTGGATGGCGCAAATTGGCGCGGGCAAGAGCGTGGCGGTGCACATGGTGGGCAAGCTCAAGACCACGGTGCAGATGGTGGCCATTCCTTTCTTGTTGTACGACGGGATTTTGTTCGGCGCGATCGACACCCGCGACTGGGGGGCGGTGCTGATCCTGATCGCAGCCATTTTGACCATCTGGTCCATGGTGTACTACATGAAAAAGGCCTTGCCTGAAATCCGAGCCCGCGTTAAGTGAGCGGGGGGCTGAGCCCGACGTCTGGGTCAGGGCGACACCGGTCCGCCTCTTTGTTGCTAAGCTCTTGATTTTGCAGTCCACCCATTGATTTAGATTTAGAAAGCTCTACGCATGAGCAAGCACCGCATCGCTGTCATTCCCGGAGATGGCATTGGCAAAGAAGTCATGCCCGAGGGCCTGCGCGTGATGGACGCTGTAGCCCGCAAGTTCGGCATCGATTTGCAGTTTGACCATTTTGATTTTTCGAGCTGGGACTATTGTGAAAAGCACGGCAAGATGCTGCCTGATGACTGGAAAGACCAGATTGGCGGGCACGATGCGATTTATTTTGGAGCGGTGGGCTGGCCTGAAAAAATCGCTGACCATGTGTCTTTGTGGGGCTCTTTGCTGCTGTTTCGCCGCGAGTTTGACCAGTACATCAACTTGCGTCCGGCGCGCTTGATGCCCGGCATCGTCGCCCCGGTGGTGCGGCCAGATGGCTCTGCGCGCCAGCCCGGTGAGATCGACATGTACATCGTGCGAGAAAACACCGAGGGCGAGTACTCAGCGGTGGGGGGCCGCATGTTTCCCGGCACCGAGCGCGAGATCGTGATGCAGGAAACCATCATGAGTCGCGTGGGTGTTGACCGTGTGCTCAAATTCGCATTCGAGTTGGCGCAGTCGCGCCCCAAAAAGCACTTGACCAGCGCTACCAAATCCAATGGCATTGCCATCACCATGCCGTATTGGGACGAGCGCGTAGCCGAGATGGCCAGGAGCTATCCTAGCGTGAACGTGGATAAGTTCCACATCGACATCCTCACGGCGCATTTTGTGCAGCGCCCCGACTTTTTTGATGTGGTGGTGGCCAGCAATTTGTTTGGTGACATCCTGAGCGATCTGGGGCCAGCTTGCACCGGGACCATCGGCATCGCGCCCAGTGCCAACCTGAACCCTGACCTCAAATTTCCATCGCTCTTTGAGCCGGTGCATGGTTCGGCTCCGGACATCGCGGGCTTGGGGCGTGCCAACCCGATAGGTCAAATTTGGTGCGGGGCCATGATGCTGGAGTTCTTGGGCCACAAGGCTGCGCACGACGCCGTGTTGGCGGCCATCGAAAAAGTGCTGGCAGCAGGCAACGATGCGCCGCGTACACCGGATTTGGGAGGGAAAGCAAGTACTTCTGTTGTGGGTAGAGCTATTTCAGCAGCATTGTGATCCGCGATCGAGGCCGCAGCGCCGGCTTGTCAAAATTTTTTTCTAACCTGCTCTCTTGCCGGGTTTTCAAGGCTAGAATCCACCGCTCGATTGGTATTGCCTTACACCAATTGACATACCCACAAGGTATGGTTTTAATGGCTCAGGGCATTGCTTGCCCTAACCCTTTGCATCAACATGGTTTGCCTGTTGATATGTCAACTGTCCTCATGCTGTCTTGAACGGCATTAACAAACAGAGGTTTTTTGTGAACAAAACTGAATTGATTGAACACATTGCCAAACACGCTGATCTGTCCAAAGCTGCTGCTGGCCGTGCTTTGGAAGCCACCATCGGCGCAGTTCGTACGACCTTGAAAAAAGGTGGCACGGTTTCCTTGGTGGGATTTGGTACTTTTGCAGTGGGCAAACGTGCCGCTCGCACGGGTCGCAATCCACGCACGGGTGCTGCCATTAAAATCAAGAAAGCCAATGTGCCAAAGTTCCGTCCAGGCAAGGGCCTCAAGGACGCTTTGAACTGATGGACTTTTGAGGAGGGTGCTTAGCTCAGTTGGTAGAGCGGCTCCTTTACACGGAGTAGGTCGGCGGTTCGAGACCGTCAGCACCCACCACCTCATCAACAAAGGCGAACCCGTGGTTCGCCTTTTTTATTGATCAACCGAGACTTCAAAAATGTTTGACGCCATTCGTAACAAATCCAGGATATTGATGGGCGTGCTGGTTGTTTTGATCATTCCTTCGTTTGTTTTGTTTGGTGTGGATGGCTACAACAACAGGGCCGAACGAGGGGCAGTGGTGGCCAAAATTGCTGACTTTGAAATCACCCAACAGCAGTGGGATGCCCGTCACCAGCAAGAAGTTGACAGGATTCGTGCGTCCATGCCCAACCTTGACCCCAAGATGTTGGGCTCAGACGAGGCGCGTTACGCCAGCCTGGAGCGGATGGTCGATGAACGTTTGGTGGCTGTCGCCTCAGAAAAGCAGTTGTTGGTGACCAGTGACCAGCGTCTTGCGAATTACCTCAAACAGGAC
Protein-coding regions in this window:
- a CDS encoding cyclase family protein produces the protein MTRKFVDLSIFLENDVLSDPPAFAPKIEYFTHENTYEQIEPFFPGLKKEDLPDGEGWAVEMVHLSTHNGTHLDAPYHFHSTMDKALGEKKPAIAIHDVPLEWCFQPGVKLDFRHFPDGYVVTAADVEAELQRIGHTLKPLEIVIVNTAAGKRYGQPNYVASGCGMGYEATMYLLERGVRLTGTDAWSWDAPFVHTAQKYGETQDASLIWEGHKAGRDIGYCHIEKLHNLEVLPPTGFYISCFPHKIRGASAGWTRAVAIFDDALMASS
- a CDS encoding ABC transporter permease gives rise to the protein MKSTAHAAWIKWLEPMVVLMALLALWWIASHGEWVSRVFMPTPEATWESLRKGFSNEAGADASDLRVASWQTFMRMLLGWGLASLIGVALGTLIGMSVIARQWIAPTLEFLRPLPASAVLPLAISIFGLSPGMVLFVVSFGAMWPVLLATVQGLANVEPRLREVAAGLQMSRTAFAWKIGLPATLPDILAGMRLSMTVSLIVAVVGEMIASQAGLGQAILLAARSFRASELFAGIVLLGALGFVSNALLAGLEHRLLRWQRP
- a CDS encoding ABC transporter permease, which gives rise to MWTRLRPWVFPLLLLAALELYVRSVAGSSDALATPTQALKAWWQLLWLTSDEGLWRVTGFTLGTAALGLLLGAFLGLLLGLILGLSRRAGHMSFLTVEVLRPIPSVALIPLAMLVFGFGIRMELSVVAFATFWPMLILTQAAARQVEPRLLEVSAALGLSAWQRTKWIVFPAMIPRLFVALRLGVAVALVVAVTVEIAANPHGMGYAMMIAQQSMEPDRMLAWLFWIGVVGMLINVLTLRAQHWVHVRMGGTVLQTSQAST
- a CDS encoding ABC transporter ATP-binding protein, with amino-acid sequence MTLLSFEGLGIHLGGREILSPTSFEVARGEFVCIIGPSGCGKTTLLRAAAGFVQPSVGQIRRSGQLVQRPSREVAFVFQDYTRALLPWRTVEGNVMLALEAANVPMAERAERVQRVLETVNLQTHIHKFPAQLSGGMQQRLQIARCLAQSPDVLMMDEPFGALDAMTREALQDELSRLVREQGLTVLFVTHDLEEAIYLGDRVVALRTNPTPEQPSLAAMIDVPIAHPRDQLSVKEHPEFLRLRRELYHYLGHT
- a CDS encoding ABC transporter substrate-binding protein translates to MTQDQGFSRRQILSAAAAAVSASAWPSHAQSNTKIVFGFTAVNDFASVFVAKEEGYFTKRNLDVEPKFIPLNPSIPAAIQSDSLQMGGPTPSVYLQAVDGGLDHVVVGGGGMTSKSVTGVGFVARAGSGIRTAQDCVGKKIGVPGLGAYLHVTFRAWLKLNGVDPTKVNFIEASFPQHSDLLRSGSLDGVVTGDPFMARILASGTGYVASYYTTFQPDGMPSIVYTARRDWVAKNAGAVKAFQEAIIEAANFIRKPANDAAVRGHIGKYIKLPPEVLASMQLNPPTPVISEKQLHYWVDMMNDQKMLKASPKVPSLIVK
- a CDS encoding TetR/AcrR family transcriptional regulator; this translates as MNTGIQTSAKSGLRKNSAAMRTDRKGQILLAAERLFAKYGFHAVSIRQIAQEAQVPLALVGYHFGQKQALFHAIFEHWSGTIDERLAGLQVLQEQAHTRHKLQRIVEAFISPVIRLRSSPEGESYAMLITKGLSPQSDEADAVLRDFFDPMAEAFITALHDTLAAENPDRQMTRGTAAWCYQFSLGVLLHHLSDARVARLSYGECIPFDPNAQVHLVQFIVHGIRGAVQSFHPRITKRRLS
- the earP gene encoding elongation factor P maturation arginine rhamnosyltransferase EarP, producing the protein MNSNRLWDIFCTVIDNHGDLGVCWRLARQLAEAGQSVRLWVDETAALSWMAPDNWRTQWPNIQVIPWEQANDTTRLQALPQADVWIEAFGCKLPEIFVAHGVNTRSRQPSWINLEYLSAEDWVPRMHGLPSPVMNGPAKGWTKHFFYPGFTHDTGGLLREHDLQTRQQAFQRTGQRAGWRQRHAPKLAPDGLLISLFCYEPAALHALLMQLAGTPHHLLVTPGRPMAAVQQALATFTDTSALPSWSALPYTDQQGFDEMLWSCDLNFVRGEDSLVRALWAGQAFIWQIYPQDDHAHHAKLEAFLDWLQAPQSLRQAHRVWNGLEIAQWPALDQAISTSWAECANKARQRQNEQPHLTQNLMRWADENLSA
- the uvrC gene encoding excinuclease ABC subunit UvrC; this encodes MTAAHDESLLAQVAALPALPGVYRYFDAQGNVLYVGKAKQLKKRVSSYFQKDHGGTRIGHMVSKIARLETTVVRSEAEALLLENNLIKSLSPRFNILFRDDKSYPYLKLTGNGRVALPAVVATPEAQHYPRVAYYRGGVEKKHRYFGPFPSAWAVKESIQLIQKVFKLRTCEDTVFANRTRPCLLFQIKRCSGPCVNLISPEAYQADVQHAVQFLSGETQALMREMELRMMAHADLMEFERAAEVRNQMTALSRVLHQQSVDTAVDTDADILVVRVQGGRACVNLAMVRGGRHLGDRPYFPVHVQDAQDLMGLEPGEDEGDVQRPVEVQVLDAFLAQHYIGVPVPPLLILSAPVTKTLIAALSAQSGVKINTVTQPREHRRVWLEMAEKNAELQLARLLAEEGSQQARTRALADALDLAPDDLDTVHIECFDISHTAGENTQASCVVFRQHKMQSSEYRRYNIEGITPGDDYAATRQVLMRRYGKLAEALRSGEGTARLPDLVLIDGGKGQVSMARNVFSDLGLDLSRIVGVEKGEGRKVGLEELVFADGREKVYLGKDSAALMLVAQIRDEAHRFAITGMRAQRAKVRMGGSKIEEIPGIGPRKRAKLLQRFGGVRGVEAASVEDLLGVEGVSRELAETIYNALR
- the pgsA gene encoding CDP-diacylglycerol--glycerol-3-phosphate 3-phosphatidyltransferase, encoding MFFTIPTIMTWTRIVAIPLIVGVYYLDGLKVETQNLIATVMFVLFAWTDWLDGFLARKLNQTSAFGAFLDPVADKILVCAALLILVHMNRVHVLIALVIIGREIAISSLREWMAQIGAGKSVAVHMVGKLKTTVQMVAIPFLLYDGILFGAIDTRDWGAVLILIAAILTIWSMVYYMKKALPEIRARVK
- a CDS encoding tartrate dehydrogenase, whose amino-acid sequence is MSKHRIAVIPGDGIGKEVMPEGLRVMDAVARKFGIDLQFDHFDFSSWDYCEKHGKMLPDDWKDQIGGHDAIYFGAVGWPEKIADHVSLWGSLLLFRREFDQYINLRPARLMPGIVAPVVRPDGSARQPGEIDMYIVRENTEGEYSAVGGRMFPGTEREIVMQETIMSRVGVDRVLKFAFELAQSRPKKHLTSATKSNGIAITMPYWDERVAEMARSYPSVNVDKFHIDILTAHFVQRPDFFDVVVASNLFGDILSDLGPACTGTIGIAPSANLNPDLKFPSLFEPVHGSAPDIAGLGRANPIGQIWCGAMMLEFLGHKAAHDAVLAAIEKVLAAGNDAPRTPDLGGKASTSVVGRAISAAL
- a CDS encoding HU family DNA-binding protein, giving the protein MNKTELIEHIAKHADLSKAAAGRALEATIGAVRTTLKKGGTVSLVGFGTFAVGKRAARTGRNPRTGAAIKIKKANVPKFRPGKGLKDALN